A genomic region of Gemmatimonadaceae bacterium contains the following coding sequences:
- a CDS encoding general secretion pathway protein GspK, with product MIAVAARQLAASALSQSANRQFLVRAQFQAEGCAAALISATQARLGAAATTDQQDAVWATLADSIPPVTTSPCLHSIRPLGDQVDVNGADTMALRSALIDMAGSDADRLYDLLMDWRDRDGDVRPGGRERPGYQSLGLWGPADGRIASLEQLLDIPEFAPYRRLLPAYVGVDDAPLWTGRTSAVLSQRTVALSHQERLPVGWEVVFAIPAPVGALCAAVRFRVVRDGAHVVVARRLVRTVEQHRKATEQEIPCG from the coding sequence GTGATTGCCGTCGCGGCTCGTCAGCTGGCGGCGAGCGCACTCTCGCAGTCTGCGAATCGACAGTTTCTGGTGCGCGCGCAATTTCAGGCGGAAGGATGCGCGGCGGCGTTGATCAGCGCCACGCAGGCGCGGCTGGGCGCCGCTGCGACCACGGACCAACAGGATGCCGTTTGGGCGACGCTCGCTGATTCGATACCCCCTGTCACGACGTCACCGTGTCTGCATTCCATCCGACCGCTCGGCGACCAGGTCGACGTGAACGGAGCGGATACGATGGCGCTGCGAAGCGCACTGATCGACATGGCTGGATCGGACGCCGATCGCCTGTACGACCTGCTCATGGACTGGCGTGACCGGGACGGCGATGTTCGACCCGGCGGGCGGGAGCGTCCAGGATACCAGTCGCTTGGGCTGTGGGGACCGGCAGACGGCCGCATCGCCTCGCTCGAGCAACTCTTGGACATTCCGGAGTTCGCCCCGTACCGGCGACTGCTCCCGGCCTACGTGGGAGTCGATGATGCCCCGTTGTGGACGGGGCGGACGTCTGCCGTGCTCTCCCAGCGAACCGTCGCCCTGAGTCACCAAGAGCGGCTCCCGGTCGGATGGGAGGTTGTCTTTGCAATTCCGGCACCGGTAGGTGCGCTATGCGCGGCAGTTCGGTTCCGTGTGGTTCGGGACGGAGCCCATGTAGTCGTCGCTCGTCGACTCGTTCGCACGGTCGAGCAACATCGGAAGGCGACCGAGCAGGAGATCCCATGCGGTTGA
- a CDS encoding type II secretion system GspH family protein, with translation MSGKRSGFTLLEVIIAVAMTATVSLLATAMVSAVSTSREQLARVTQRDGQIMLARWRWRELAWQADPYPIRAEAGRPFDGTPRRVTFWSWCRGADDTESPCFVAAAILVQPAGASLALTAGGRSDQFPLLGPAPTFRFLDDDISPPRWIESWVESRRYPRGIAIVSAAETTVVRMRETAR, from the coding sequence GTGAGTGGGAAGCGAAGCGGCTTTACTCTTCTGGAGGTGATCATCGCGGTTGCCATGACGGCGACCGTGTCATTGCTCGCGACCGCCATGGTCAGCGCCGTGTCCACGTCGCGCGAGCAGTTGGCCCGAGTGACTCAACGCGATGGCCAGATCATGCTCGCCCGGTGGCGGTGGCGCGAACTGGCCTGGCAGGCGGACCCGTATCCCATCCGGGCCGAAGCGGGGCGCCCATTCGACGGGACGCCTCGACGGGTCACGTTTTGGTCGTGGTGTCGAGGTGCCGATGACACCGAGTCACCCTGCTTCGTGGCGGCGGCCATACTCGTTCAGCCGGCCGGTGCATCACTCGCCCTGACCGCGGGTGGACGGTCCGATCAGTTTCCCCTACTCGGACCGGCGCCAACCTTCCGATTTCTCGACGATGATATCTCGCCGCCGCGGTGGATCGAATCATGGGTCGAGTCGCGACGGTATCCACGAGGTATCGCGATCGTGTCAGCGGCGGAGACGACCGTGGTTCGCATGCGAGAGACCGCACGATGA
- a CDS encoding type II secretion system F family protein yields MTSGELAGGLRLLAQLCRSGMPTGRVLQVFPELAPPAWRPVAARMRQLAEQGVPVSDALAASTPNVPTFVLALLRAGERGIGLPLAFERAAQEAERVQQQREAIQQSLAYPILLLVAAVSCVALIVFVVLPRFREVLSGLGQDLPLVAALLLSSMDHVNVSIAALLFLAATIGCLLYVYRASPERQRQLAKGLLAIPGLGGIVHRLATARYCTVIAALLELKTPAATAMAIASPTLGNPELEWRAAAAREDVLNGARISHALAARVVVAPGYEALLRVGEASSAFASALHHVADVAYTDASARTRALVRIIEPALVVAIAVFVAAVAMVLLQTVYSVRPAGV; encoded by the coding sequence TGCCTACGGGTCGTGTACTACAGGTCTTCCCGGAACTGGCTCCGCCCGCGTGGCGCCCCGTCGCTGCGCGTATGCGGCAGCTTGCCGAACAGGGCGTTCCTGTTTCGGATGCTCTCGCGGCGTCGACGCCGAATGTCCCGACATTCGTGCTGGCGCTGCTGCGCGCCGGTGAGCGTGGTATCGGTCTCCCGCTCGCGTTTGAGCGCGCGGCGCAAGAGGCCGAACGGGTGCAACAGCAACGGGAGGCGATTCAGCAGAGCCTCGCGTATCCGATACTGCTGTTGGTCGCGGCGGTGTCGTGCGTTGCGCTCATTGTCTTTGTCGTGCTCCCGCGGTTCCGTGAGGTCCTCAGCGGTCTCGGACAGGACCTGCCACTCGTCGCGGCGCTCCTTCTGTCGAGCATGGATCACGTCAACGTTTCGATTGCTGCGCTGCTTTTTCTGGCCGCTACGATAGGCTGCCTACTCTACGTGTATCGCGCATCACCCGAACGTCAGCGACAATTGGCGAAGGGTCTCCTGGCGATACCGGGGCTCGGAGGGATCGTGCATCGACTGGCGACGGCGCGATACTGCACGGTCATTGCGGCGCTGCTCGAGCTCAAGACACCCGCCGCGACCGCCATGGCCATTGCCAGTCCCACGCTCGGAAATCCAGAGCTGGAGTGGCGAGCGGCCGCTGCCCGCGAGGATGTGCTGAACGGGGCCCGAATCAGTCACGCGCTCGCCGCTCGCGTGGTGGTGGCTCCCGGGTACGAGGCACTGCTGCGCGTCGGTGAAGCCTCCAGCGCGTTCGCATCGGCGCTGCACCACGTCGCCGATGTCGCCTATACCGACGCCAGTGCTCGCACGCGCGCGCTGGTGCGCATCATCGAACCCGCGCTTGTCGTCGCGATCGCCGTATTCGTCGCAGCGGTTGCCATGGTCTTGCTGCAGACCGTGTACTCCGTACGACCCGCGGGCGTATGA